A genomic window from Silene latifolia isolate original U9 population chromosome Y, ASM4854445v1, whole genome shotgun sequence includes:
- the LOC141634272 gene encoding very-long-chain (3R)-3-hydroxyacyl-CoA dehydratase PASTICCINO 2A-like, translating to MAGFLSLLRRVYLSLYNWTVCFGWVQVLYFAVKILCCKESGHEQVYDAVERPLQLAQTAAFLEIIHGLIGLVRSPISATLPQIGSRLYVTWGILYSFPEARTHMLVSSLVISWAITEIIRYSFFGLKEVFGSAPSFLQWLRYSTFLVLYPIGIFSEVGLTYIALPYIKNSEKYCVRMPNKWNFSFDYFYAAIAVLGIYVPGSPHMYTYMLGQRKKVLSRSKRD from the exons ATGGCGGGTTTTCTCTCTTTATTGAGACGGGTCTACCTGTCTCTCTACAATTGGACTGTTTGCTTTGGATG GGTACAAGTTTTATACTTTGCTGTAAAGATACTTTGCTGTAAAGAATCGGGTCATGAACAAGTATATGATGCCGTTGAGAGGCCTCTTCAGCTTGCTCAGACTGCTGCTTTTTTGGAGATTATTCATGGGTTGATTG GTTTGGTGAGGTCTCCAATTAGTGCGACGCTGCCTCAGATCGGTTCAAGATTGTACGTGACATGGGGTATTTTGTATAGTTTCCCTGAG GCTCGAACTCATATGCTTGTAAGTTCATTAGTAATCAGCTGGGCTATTACAGAG ATAATTAGGTATTCTTTCTTTGGACTGAAAGAAGTATTTGGAAGTGCGCCATCATTTCTTCAGTGGTTAAG GTATAGCACGTTCCTCGTATTGTATCCAATTGGCATTTTCAGTGAAGTTGGATTGACATACATTGCCCTTCCATACATCAAG AATTCTGAAAAGTACTGTGTGAGGATGCCCAACAAATGGAACTTCTCATTCGATTACTTCTATGCGGCAATTGCTGTGCTTGGAATATACGTTCCAG GCAGTCCCCACATgtatacttacatgcttggtcaAAGAAAGAAGGTCCTTTCGAGATCTAAGAGAGATTAA